The following coding sequences lie in one Lentilactobacillus sp. SPB1-3 genomic window:
- a CDS encoding FAD-dependent oxidoreductase, whose amino-acid sequence MKYVVVGGIAGGPSFATRLSRIDAQAEIVLLEQNSAISVASCAIPYYLSGVIKQRDQLIERTPEILKEKNNIDVRLNNQVTAINPDDKQVMVLNQLTGEKYAESYDRLILATGARPTLPKIPGIDSADNAFVLRSLTQADQIKEYLDNHEPKSVIIVGAGTIGLELAESFKEVGMDITIVEQSEQIAAPFDSEITDVIKQELSDQGVRLLLNQTITSIEDNGHKVVYSGGSTHNPDMIFLGTGIQPNSKLAQEAGIKVTEDGHIPVDDHFKTNVEDIYAIGDVIQTTSLIDHHPINSLLSSAANRQGHLLADILNGEPFKYKGFIGTGATKIFNLTASFVGYTEQELIQRGATNYKTVFITPYDHAYFYPDADRVNLKLIFENGTGKILGGQAVGRHGVDKRISQLSVAITGNLSVYDLPALEIPYSPPYSSTRDILNIAGYVAINQLSDRLKTIKLSDIPMEDYQNAVFLDIREKDKKMTGTINPTIHIPLSELRARIKEIPADKQVYITFRPGLGAYNASRILAGNGINAIIIEE is encoded by the coding sequence ATGAAATATGTAGTTGTCGGCGGCATTGCCGGTGGTCCGTCTTTTGCGACTAGACTATCTAGAATTGACGCCCAAGCAGAAATAGTTTTATTAGAGCAGAATTCAGCGATTTCTGTTGCCAGTTGTGCCATCCCCTATTACTTAAGCGGCGTCATTAAACAACGTGATCAATTAATTGAGCGGACACCCGAAATTTTAAAAGAAAAGAATAATATTGACGTACGCCTAAATAACCAAGTTACCGCAATTAATCCAGATGATAAACAAGTCATGGTCTTAAATCAATTAACCGGAGAAAAATACGCTGAATCATATGACCGATTGATTTTAGCCACTGGGGCACGTCCAACTTTGCCTAAGATACCTGGAATCGATTCTGCCGACAACGCCTTTGTCCTGCGCAGTCTGACTCAAGCTGACCAAATCAAAGAGTATCTTGATAATCATGAACCAAAATCAGTCATCATCGTTGGCGCGGGCACGATTGGTTTAGAATTGGCTGAATCGTTCAAAGAAGTCGGAATGGATATAACCATCGTCGAACAAAGCGAGCAAATCGCTGCCCCATTTGACTCGGAAATCACAGATGTCATTAAACAAGAATTAAGTGATCAAGGAGTCCGTTTGTTGTTAAACCAAACTATTACTAGTATCGAAGATAATGGCCATAAAGTAGTCTATTCAGGCGGCTCAACTCATAATCCTGACATGATCTTTTTAGGCACTGGCATTCAACCTAATTCAAAACTAGCCCAAGAAGCAGGAATCAAGGTGACAGAAGATGGTCACATTCCAGTCGATGATCATTTCAAGACCAATGTTGAAGATATTTACGCAATTGGAGACGTAATTCAAACTACTAGTTTGATCGACCACCACCCCATCAATAGTCTCTTGTCTAGTGCGGCTAATCGCCAAGGACATTTATTGGCCGACATTCTTAATGGTGAACCTTTCAAATACAAGGGCTTCATTGGCACTGGAGCAACCAAAATATTTAACCTAACCGCCAGTTTTGTTGGTTACACTGAACAGGAATTGATTCAACGCGGGGCTACGAATTACAAAACTGTCTTCATCACCCCATATGACCATGCCTACTTTTATCCTGATGCTGATCGGGTTAATCTGAAACTAATTTTTGAAAATGGTACTGGCAAAATATTAGGTGGTCAAGCTGTGGGGCGTCATGGAGTTGATAAAAGAATTTCACAACTTTCTGTAGCTATCACTGGTAATCTTTCCGTATACGATTTACCAGCGCTTGAAATTCCATATTCACCACCATACTCATCTACTCGAGATATTTTGAATATTGCTGGATACGTTGCTATCAATCAACTGTCTGATAGATTAAAGACAATTAAGTTATCCGACATTCCTATGGAAGATTACCAAAACGCCGTATTTTTAGACATCCGAGAAAAAGATAAAAAAATGACTGGTACCATCAACCCAACTATTCATATCCCACTTTCAGAATTAAGAGCTCGTATAAAAGAAATTCCCGCGGACAAACAAGTCTATATCACATTTAGACCGGGACTAGGAGCTTACAACGCTAGCCGAATTTTAGCAGGTAACGGAATTAATGCGATTATTATTGAAGAATAA